A single region of the Bacteroides luhongzhouii genome encodes:
- a CDS encoding efflux RND transporter permease subunit, with amino-acid sequence MKVTFFIDRPVFSAVISIVIVIVGIIGLTMLPVDQYPQITPPVVKISASYPGASALTVSQAVATPIEQEINGTPGMLYMESNSSNSGGFSATVTFDVSADPDLAAVEIQNRVKLAESRLPAEVIQNGISVEKQAPSQLMTLCLTSTDPKFDEIYLSNFATINVLDVIRRIPGVGRVSNIGSRYYAMQIWAQPDKLANFGLTVQDLQNALKDQNRESAAGVLGQQPVQGLDITIPITTQGRLSTVGQFEDIVVRANANGSIIRLKDVARVSLEASSYNTESGINGENAAVLGIYMLPGANAMEVAERVKEAMDEISKNFPEGLSYEIPFDMTTYISESIHEVYKTLFEALVLVVLVVYLSLQSWRATLIPVVAVPISLIGTFGFMLIFGFSLNILTLLGLILAIGIVVDDAIVVVEGVEHIMETEHLSPYEATKKAMNGLASALIATSLVLAAVFVPVSFLSGITGQLYRQFTVTIVVSVLISTVVALTLSPVMCSLILKPDNGKKKNIVFRKINEWLGIGSNKYVAAVTRTIKHPRRVMSAFGMVLIAIMLIHRIIPTSFLPVEDQGYFKIELELPEGATLERTRIVTERAIAYLEKNPYIEYIQNVTGSSPRVGSNQGRAELTVILKPWEERKNTTIEKIMDTVEKHLREYPECKVYLSTPPVIPGLGSSGGFEMQLEARGEATFDNLVDAADTLMYYASKRKELAGLSSSLQSEIPQLYFDVDRDKVKMLGVPLADVFSTMKAYTGSVYVNDFNMFNRIYKVYIQAEAPYREHKDNINLFFVKASNGAMVPLTSLGNASYTTGPGSIKRFNMFTTAVIRGAAAQGYSSGQAMEIMEQIARDHLPDNIGLEWSGLSYQEKQAGGQTGMVMALVFLFVFLFLAAQYESWTVPIAVLLSLPVAALGAYLGVWVCGLENDVYFQIGLVMLVGLAAKNAILIVEFAKVQVDKGEDLVQSAIYAAKLRFRPILMTSLAFVLGMLPMVLASGPGSASRQAIGTGVFFGMIFAIVFGIILVPFFFVMVYKTKSKILKHKK; translated from the coding sequence ATGAAAGTTACTTTTTTTATAGATAGGCCGGTCTTTTCGGCTGTAATCTCCATCGTAATTGTGATTGTCGGCATTATTGGCTTGACAATGCTTCCGGTGGATCAATATCCGCAGATTACCCCTCCGGTAGTGAAGATCAGCGCATCCTACCCGGGTGCGAGCGCACTTACCGTGTCACAGGCGGTAGCCACTCCGATTGAACAGGAAATCAATGGTACGCCGGGTATGCTTTATATGGAATCAAACAGTTCTAACTCCGGAGGCTTTTCGGCAACGGTCACTTTTGACGTATCTGCCGATCCGGATTTGGCAGCCGTTGAGATTCAGAACCGTGTGAAACTGGCGGAATCCCGTCTGCCGGCGGAAGTCATTCAGAATGGTATTTCAGTAGAAAAACAGGCCCCCAGTCAGTTGATGACGCTTTGTTTGACTTCTACTGATCCGAAGTTCGACGAAATTTACTTGAGTAACTTTGCTACTATCAATGTACTTGATGTGATTCGCCGTATTCCTGGAGTTGGACGTGTATCTAATATCGGTAGCCGCTATTATGCGATGCAGATATGGGCGCAACCCGATAAGTTGGCAAACTTTGGACTGACCGTACAGGATTTACAGAATGCGTTGAAGGATCAGAACCGTGAATCGGCAGCCGGTGTATTGGGGCAACAACCGGTGCAGGGACTGGATATTACCATTCCTATTACGACTCAAGGACGTTTGTCTACCGTAGGGCAGTTTGAAGATATTGTGGTACGTGCCAATGCCAACGGGTCTATTATCCGGTTGAAAGACGTGGCACGTGTATCGTTGGAGGCCTCTTCCTATAATACGGAAAGTGGTATCAACGGTGAGAATGCCGCTGTTCTTGGCATTTATATGTTGCCGGGAGCAAATGCGATGGAAGTAGCCGAGAGGGTAAAAGAGGCTATGGATGAGATTAGCAAAAATTTTCCGGAAGGATTGAGCTATGAGATTCCATTCGATATGACGACCTATATTTCCGAATCTATTCATGAAGTATATAAGACGTTGTTTGAAGCGTTGGTATTGGTTGTATTGGTGGTTTATCTATCCTTGCAAAGCTGGCGCGCAACGTTGATACCAGTAGTAGCGGTGCCTATTTCATTGATCGGTACTTTCGGATTCATGTTGATTTTCGGTTTCTCGCTCAATATACTGACATTACTAGGATTGATTCTTGCCATCGGTATCGTTGTGGATGATGCGATTGTGGTAGTGGAAGGCGTAGAGCATATCATGGAAACGGAGCATCTAAGCCCATACGAAGCAACGAAGAAAGCGATGAACGGACTTGCTAGTGCTTTGATTGCCACATCATTGGTATTGGCGGCGGTGTTCGTTCCGGTTAGTTTTTTAAGTGGTATTACGGGGCAATTGTATCGCCAGTTTACGGTGACGATTGTGGTGTCCGTACTTATTTCTACGGTAGTGGCTCTGACATTGAGCCCGGTGATGTGTTCATTGATTCTGAAGCCGGATAACGGAAAGAAAAAGAATATTGTTTTCCGAAAGATTAATGAATGGCTGGGCATCGGTAGCAATAAATATGTAGCTGCCGTGACTCGCACGATTAAACATCCTCGCCGGGTTATGAGTGCTTTTGGTATGGTATTGATTGCTATTATGCTGATTCATCGTATTATTCCGACCAGTTTCTTGCCTGTGGAAGACCAGGGATATTTCAAGATTGAATTGGAACTGCCGGAAGGAGCTACTTTGGAACGTACCCGTATCGTAACAGAACGTGCCATTGCTTATTTGGAAAAGAATCCATATATTGAATATATACAGAACGTAACGGGAAGTAGTCCGCGTGTCGGAAGTAATCAGGGACGTGCTGAACTGACGGTGATCCTGAAACCTTGGGAAGAGCGGAAGAACACCACTATTGAGAAGATTATGGATACGGTGGAAAAACATTTGAGGGAATATCCCGAATGTAAAGTCTATCTGTCCACTCCTCCGGTTATTCCGGGACTGGGTAGCTCGGGAGGTTTTGAAATGCAATTGGAAGCTCGTGGAGAAGCCACTTTCGATAATTTGGTAGACGCGGCAGATACATTAATGTACTACGCATCCAAACGCAAAGAGTTGGCTGGACTGTCATCTTCCTTGCAGTCGGAAATACCGCAACTCTATTTCGATGTAGACCGTGACAAAGTAAAGATGCTGGGTGTACCACTGGCTGATGTGTTCTCTACCATGAAGGCTTATACCGGTTCGGTATATGTGAACGACTTTAATATGTTCAACCGTATATATAAGGTTTACATTCAGGCAGAAGCTCCTTACCGGGAACACAAAGACAATATCAATCTGTTTTTCGTGAAAGCCTCCAATGGAGCGATGGTACCGTTGACTTCTTTAGGAAATGCTTCATATACCACAGGACCGGGAAGTATTAAACGTTTCAATATGTTTACTACGGCCGTTATTCGTGGAGCAGCTGCACAGGGATATAGTTCCGGGCAGGCGATGGAAATCATGGAACAGATAGCCCGTGACCATCTTCCCGATAATATCGGTCTTGAATGGAGTGGTCTTTCTTATCAGGAGAAACAGGCGGGAGGTCAGACAGGTATGGTGATGGCATTGGTATTTCTGTTCGTTTTCCTTTTCCTTGCTGCGCAATACGAAAGTTGGACAGTACCTATTGCCGTGTTGCTCTCTTTACCTGTTGCCGCTTTGGGAGCCTATTTAGGAGTCTGGGTTTGCGGATTGGAGAACGACGTCTATTTCCAGATTGGTCTGGTAATGCTGGTGGGACTTGCCGCCAAGAACGCGATTTTGATTGTAGAGTTCGCAAAAGTACAGGTAGATAAAGGTGAAGACCTGGTGCAGTCGGCTATCTACGCAGCCAAATTGCGTTTCCGTCCGATTCTGATGACCTCTCTCGCATTCGTACTCGGTATGCTTCCGATGGTATTGGCAAGCGGTCCGGGGTCGGCAAGCCGGCAGGCAATCGGTACAGGTGTATTTTTCGGAATGATATTTGCCATTGTATTCGGTATCATTCTTGTGCCGTTCTTCTTTGTGATGGTGTATAAAACAAAGTCGAAAATTTTAAAACATAAGAAATAA
- a CDS encoding efflux transporter outer membrane subunit: protein MKRKKLYIAILLLAGILTSCKVGKSYVRPDLHLPDSLERAQDSISFGDQDWRDIYTDATLRSLIERALDHNKDMLIAAARVKEMAAQKRISTAALLPDIKGKVTAERELENHGGDAFKRSDTFEAQFLVSWELDLWGNLRWARSASIAEYLQSIEAQRALRMTIIAEVAQAYYELVALDTELDIVKQTLKAREEGVRLARIRFAGGLTSETSYRQAQVELARTATLVPDLERKISLKENDIAYLAGEYPNKIARSRLLQEFNSPETLPVGLPSTLLERRPDIRQAEQKLIAANAKVGVAYTNMFPRLALTGGFGSESTSLSELLKSPYAVMEGALLTPIFGWGKNRAALKAKKAAYEAEVHSYEKAVLEAFKETRNAIVNFNKIKEVYELRANLERSAKSYMDLAQLQYINGVINYLDVLDAQRGYFDAQIGLSNAIRDELIAVVQLYKALGGGWEQNP, encoded by the coding sequence ATGAAACGAAAGAAACTATATATTGCTATCCTGTTACTTGCCGGAATCTTAACTTCCTGCAAAGTAGGGAAAAGCTATGTCCGTCCTGATCTTCATTTGCCCGACAGCTTGGAAAGAGCGCAGGACTCGATCAGCTTCGGCGACCAGGACTGGAGGGATATTTATACGGATGCCACATTGAGAAGCTTGATAGAACGTGCACTGGATCACAACAAGGATATGCTGATTGCTGCTGCCCGTGTGAAAGAAATGGCTGCACAGAAACGTATTTCCACAGCTGCGTTACTTCCGGATATCAAAGGAAAAGTAACAGCAGAACGTGAACTCGAGAATCATGGAGGCGACGCTTTCAAGAGATCAGACACTTTTGAAGCACAATTCCTTGTTTCATGGGAACTCGATCTTTGGGGAAATCTGCGTTGGGCACGTTCGGCCAGTATTGCCGAATATCTGCAATCTATCGAGGCGCAACGTGCATTGCGGATGACGATTATTGCTGAAGTAGCACAGGCTTACTATGAACTGGTAGCTTTAGATACAGAACTGGACATTGTAAAGCAAACATTGAAAGCCCGTGAAGAAGGAGTACGTTTGGCACGTATCCGGTTTGCCGGCGGATTGACTTCCGAGACTTCTTATCGACAGGCGCAGGTGGAGTTGGCACGTACGGCAACTCTGGTTCCTGACCTGGAGCGTAAAATTTCCCTGAAAGAAAACGATATTGCCTATCTTGCCGGTGAATATCCTAATAAGATAGCCCGTTCCCGTTTGCTTCAGGAATTCAACTCTCCGGAAACGCTTCCTGTTGGATTGCCGTCTACATTGTTGGAACGCCGTCCCGACATCCGTCAGGCAGAGCAGAAATTGATTGCTGCCAATGCAAAAGTGGGAGTGGCTTATACAAATATGTTCCCGCGTCTTGCCCTGACAGGTGGTTTCGGTAGTGAAAGCACCTCTTTGTCGGAACTCCTGAAATCTCCTTATGCAGTGATGGAAGGAGCTTTGCTGACTCCGATCTTTGGCTGGGGAAAGAACCGTGCGGCATTGAAAGCAAAAAAGGCAGCTTATGAGGCTGAAGTACATAGTTATGAAAAAGCCGTACTGGAAGCTTTCAAGGAAACACGTAATGCGATTGTCAATTTCAACAAGATCAAGGAAGTGTATGAACTTCGTGCCAATCTGGAACGTTCGGCCAAGAGCTACATGGACCTGGCACAACTGCAATACATCAATGGAGTTATTAATTATCTGGACGTATTGGATGCCCAACGTGGATATTTTGATGCACAGATTGGGTTGAGTAATGCTATCCGTGACGAGTTGATTGCGGTAGTTCAACTCTATAAGGCTCTTGGTGGAGGCTGGGAACAAAATCCCTAG